A single window of Methanobrevibacter sp. TMH8 DNA harbors:
- the ftsZ gene encoding cell division protein FtsZ encodes MKFLNDAIKDSEKRMEKQIPTRISSDLDDELIEMMEQSRAKIFVVGAGGAGNNTVSRLNEIGIEGAETITVNTDAQDLFYSQASKKLLLGKKTCHGLGAGGEPDVGEECAEESEDDIRDELEGSDMVFVTCGLGGGTGTGSAPVISKLAKKAGALTVAVATMPFSAEGIKRRENAELGLEKLKNTADTVIIIPNDKLLEVAPNLPLNKAFMVSDEILGRAVKGITELITKKSLVNLDFADIRTIMQGSGMAMIGMGESESGDRALESVHEALNSPLLDLDISDARGALINISGSSDLTLHESEKIVQIVADKLDPEANVIWGVQIDEDLQNMIRTTIVVSGVKAHDEFSERGIERIDVADMESMSSEVESDPLDDFIDGSF; translated from the coding sequence GTGAAATTTTTAAATGACGCAATTAAAGATTCTGAAAAAAGAATGGAAAAACAAATTCCAACAAGAATTTCTTCAGACCTTGATGATGAACTTATCGAGATGATGGAGCAAAGCCGTGCTAAAATTTTTGTAGTTGGTGCTGGTGGCGCTGGAAATAATACTGTTTCAAGATTAAATGAGATTGGTATTGAGGGTGCAGAAACAATTACTGTTAATACAGATGCTCAAGATTTATTCTACAGTCAAGCTAGTAAAAAACTCCTTCTCGGTAAAAAAACTTGTCATGGTTTAGGGGCTGGTGGAGAACCAGATGTTGGAGAAGAATGTGCTGAAGAAAGTGAAGATGATATAAGGGATGAACTCGAAGGGTCTGATATGGTGTTTGTTACCTGTGGACTTGGTGGAGGAACTGGAACTGGTTCTGCTCCTGTTATATCAAAATTAGCTAAAAAAGCAGGCGCTTTAACTGTGGCTGTAGCTACTATGCCTTTTTCAGCTGAAGGTATTAAAAGAAGAGAAAACGCAGAATTAGGATTGGAAAAACTTAAAAATACTGCAGACACTGTTATTATTATTCCTAATGATAAGTTACTAGAAGTAGCTCCGAATCTTCCTTTGAATAAAGCATTCATGGTTTCTGATGAAATTTTAGGAAGAGCTGTAAAAGGGATTACAGAATTGATTACTAAGAAAAGTTTGGTTAACCTTGATTTTGCTGATATTAGAACTATCATGCAAGGATCTGGAATGGCAATGATTGGTATGGGTGAATCTGAATCTGGTGACAGGGCATTAGAATCTGTACATGAAGCTTTAAATAGCCCACTACTTGATTTAGATATTTCAGATGCTAGGGGTGCATTAATTAATATATCTGGTAGCTCAGACTTAACATTACATGAATCCGAAAAAATTGTTCAGATTGTGGCTGATAAATTAGATCCAGAAGCTAATGTTATTTGGGGTGTACAAATTGATGAAGACCTCCAAAATATGATTAGAACAACAATTGTTGTTTCTGGTGTCAAAGCTCATGATGAATTTTCAGAAAGAGGAATTGAAAGAATCGACGTAGCTGATATGGAGTCTATGTCTTCTGAAGTAGAATCTGATCCTTTAGATGACTTCATTGATGGTTCATTCTAA
- a CDS encoding protein translocase SEC61 complex subunit gamma — protein MSFGESMNRFFRECKRVLKVAKKPSGEEYVNFSKITAIGIAIIGVIGFIIVLIAQIAGL, from the coding sequence ATGAGTTTTGGAGAATCTATGAATCGTTTTTTTAGAGAATGTAAAAGAGTATTAAAAGTAGCTAAAAAACCATCTGGTGAAGAATATGTTAATTTTTCAAAAATTACTGCAATTGGAATAGCTATTATCGGTGTCATTGGTTTTATAATAGTTTTAATTGCTCAAATTGCTGGTTTATAA
- a CDS encoding transcription elongation factor Spt5 — protein MEDHKNSIYALKTATGQERNVARMLARKSKDSGIGIGAILVPESLKGYILVESSTKIDMQNPAFKIPHLRGIVEGKSRSAIDANIVTFEEVKKFLNPEPIISSIQKGSIVELISGPFKGERAKVVRIDESREEVVLELIEAAVPIPVTVKGDQIRIIQKEAD, from the coding sequence ATGGAAGATCACAAAAATTCCATATATGCTCTTAAGACAGCAACTGGTCAAGAGAGAAATGTGGCTAGGATGTTAGCTAGAAAATCAAAAGACAGCGGTATTGGTATCGGAGCAATTCTTGTACCAGAATCCTTGAAAGGTTATATATTAGTAGAATCTTCAACTAAGATAGATATGCAAAACCCAGCGTTTAAAATACCTCATTTAAGAGGAATCGTTGAGGGCAAATCTCGTAGTGCTATAGATGCTAATATTGTTACATTTGAAGAAGTTAAAAAATTCCTTAATCCAGAACCTATTATATCTTCTATCCAAAAAGGAAGTATCGTAGAACTTATATCTGGGCCTTTCAAAGGAGAAAGAGCTAAAGTGGTTCGTATAGATGAATCTCGTGAAGAAGTTGTTCTTGAGTTAATAGAAGCTGCAGTTCCAATTCCTGTAACTGTTAAAGGAGATCAAATTAGAATTATACAAAAGGAGGCTGACTAA
- a CDS encoding 50S ribosomal protein L11 produces the protein MAKDTVEILIEGGSATPGPPLGPAIGPFGINMMQVVEQINNKSADFEGMKVPVKIIIDSDTKDFEIEIGTPPTTALIMDELKIEKASQDPGLDKVADLSVEQALKIARMKYDSLLANDYKHGAKEVMGTCVSMGITVDGKDPRETQKAVDAGEYDDILVQ, from the coding sequence ATGGCTAAAGATACTGTTGAAATTCTTATCGAAGGGGGAAGTGCAACTCCGGGACCACCTTTAGGTCCAGCTATCGGCCCTTTCGGAATTAATATGATGCAAGTTGTTGAGCAAATTAATAACAAAAGCGCTGATTTTGAAGGAATGAAAGTACCAGTAAAAATTATCATTGATAGTGATACTAAAGATTTTGAAATTGAAATAGGTACTCCTCCAACCACTGCTCTTATTATGGATGAACTCAAAATTGAAAAAGCTTCTCAAGACCCAGGTTTAGATAAAGTAGCTGATTTATCAGTAGAACAAGCTTTAAAAATAGCTAGGATGAAATATGATTCTCTTTTAGCTAATGATTATAAACATGGTGCAAAAGAAGTTATGGGTACTTGTGTAAGTATGGGAATTACTGTAGATGGTAAAGACCCAAGAGAAACCCAAAAAGCTGTTGATGCTGGAGAATACGACGATATTCTTGTACAATAA
- a CDS encoding 50S ribosomal protein L1, whose protein sequence is MTQEIMEAVKKAKEESKPRNFTQSIDVIINIKDLDVKKPENRFDEEVALPNGRGKDVNIGFIADGELAVQAKNAGIDLVVTKADLEEIGKNRKQAKKLANAHDFFVAQADMMPLVGRFLGPVLGPRKKMPKPVPASAKAEPLIERLQSTVKVGVKDQPSIQALVGTQDMSDEQIAENIDAVLAVLDRNLEKGRSQIKSMFVKTTMGSVVRVI, encoded by the coding sequence ATGACACAAGAGATTATGGAAGCGGTGAAGAAGGCGAAAGAAGAATCAAAGCCGAGAAACTTCACACAATCTATTGATGTTATTATTAACATCAAAGATTTGGACGTCAAAAAACCAGAAAATCGGTTTGATGAAGAAGTTGCTCTCCCTAATGGACGTGGTAAAGACGTTAATATAGGATTTATCGCGGACGGGGAATTAGCAGTTCAAGCTAAAAATGCTGGTATTGATCTTGTTGTGACTAAAGCAGACTTAGAAGAAATTGGTAAAAATAGGAAGCAAGCTAAGAAATTAGCTAATGCTCATGATTTCTTCGTAGCTCAGGCTGATATGATGCCACTTGTTGGTAGATTCTTAGGACCAGTTTTAGGTCCAAGGAAAAAAATGCCTAAACCAGTACCTGCCAGTGCTAAAGCAGAGCCTTTAATCGAAAGATTACAGAGTACTGTAAAAGTAGGTGTTAAAGACCAGCCAAGTATTCAAGCTTTAGTTGGAACTCAGGATATGAGTGACGAGCAAATAGCTGAAAATATAGATGCAGTTCTCGCAGTCTTAGACCGCAATTTAGAAAAAGGTAGAAGCCAAATAAAATCCATGTTTGTTAAAACAACAATGGGTTCAGTAGTGAGGGTGATTTAA
- a CDS encoding 50S ribosomal protein L10 translates to MAHVAEWKKEEVKELKSLIDSHEVVGIVNLLNIPAKQLQKMRQSLQGKAIIRMSKKNLMDLAFEDCNKKKENIVDLSNHMDGQPAIVFTDMNPFKLFKILENSKTAAPAKEGNVPDSDIIVPQGDTGFEPGPLLGELQQVGIPAKIDKGKIVVSKDHVIVKAGEPVSKQVAGMLTRLDIQPMEVGIDLRAAYEDEAVYTSDLLTIDDEKTLADIQGAFAKAFNLSVNAGIPTKETIVAIIQNANTKSFNLAMAGSILTSETTEPLIALANAKMLALASAVAGTEGALDDELVEKLSNVSATTAPVAEETQDDTQEEEEEEEEEAEEENAAAGLGALFG, encoded by the coding sequence ATGGCTCACGTTGCTGAATGGAAAAAAGAAGAGGTTAAAGAACTTAAAAGTTTGATTGATTCTCACGAAGTAGTTGGTATAGTTAATTTGCTTAACATACCTGCAAAACAACTTCAAAAGATGAGACAATCCTTACAAGGCAAAGCTATTATTAGAATGTCTAAAAAGAACTTGATGGACTTAGCCTTTGAAGACTGTAATAAAAAGAAAGAAAATATTGTAGATCTTTCTAATCATATGGATGGTCAACCTGCAATTGTATTCACTGATATGAATCCTTTCAAGTTGTTCAAAATATTAGAAAACAGTAAAACAGCAGCTCCTGCTAAAGAAGGAAATGTTCCTGATTCTGATATTATTGTACCTCAAGGAGATACTGGTTTTGAACCAGGTCCATTACTTGGTGAATTACAACAAGTGGGAATACCTGCTAAAATTGATAAAGGAAAAATAGTAGTTTCTAAAGACCATGTTATTGTTAAAGCTGGTGAACCAGTTTCAAAACAAGTAGCTGGTATGTTAACTAGACTTGATATTCAGCCTATGGAAGTAGGTATTGATTTACGAGCAGCTTATGAAGATGAAGCTGTTTATACTTCTGATTTATTAACTATTGATGATGAAAAAACATTGGCGGATATTCAAGGTGCATTTGCAAAAGCATTTAATCTTTCTGTTAATGCAGGAATACCTACTAAAGAAACTATCGTTGCAATTATCCAAAACGCAAATACTAAGTCATTTAACTTAGCTATGGCTGGATCTATTCTTACTTCTGAAACAACTGAGCCTTTAATAGCTCTTGCAAATGCTAAAATGTTAGCTTTAGCTAGTGCAGTTGCAGGAACTGAAGGTGCACTTGATGATGAACTTGTTGAAAAATTATCTAATGTTTCAGCAACTACAGCTCCTGTAGCTGAAGAGACACAAGATGATACACAAGAAGAAGAGGAAGAAGAAGAGGAAGAAGCTGAAGAAGAAAACGCAGCTGCAGGCCTCGGAGCTCTATTTGGATAG
- the rpl12p gene encoding 50S ribosomal protein P1, which translates to MEYIYAAMILHSADKDINEENVKSIIEAAGIEADDARIKALIAALEDVDIEEAMATTAMAAAPAAAAETAPAAAEEVAEEEEEEEEEASEEEAAAGLGALFG; encoded by the coding sequence ATGGAATATATATACGCAGCAATGATTTTGCACAGCGCAGATAAAGATATTAATGAAGAAAATGTTAAAAGTATAATCGAAGCAGCAGGAATTGAAGCAGATGATGCTAGAATCAAAGCTTTAATTGCAGCTTTAGAAGATGTAGATATTGAAGAAGCTATGGCAACTACTGCTATGGCAGCAGCTCCTGCAGCTGCAGCTGAAACAGCTCCTGCAGCTGCTGAAGAAGTTGCTGAAGAAGAAGAGGAAGAGGAAGAAGAAGCATCTGAAGAAGAAGCTGCAGCTGGATTAGGTGCTTTATTCGGATAA
- the alaS gene encoding alanine--tRNA ligase, with protein MTEILKELGYTKQKCETCGNVFWSIPERATCGDAPCDEYEFIGNPATDYGYDLFEIQKAFREFFENRDHTSIPRYPVLAKRWRDDVFLVGASIYDFQPWVTSGLVDPPANPLTIAQPAIRLNDVDNVGRTGRHMTCFTMGAHHAFNRPENEIYWKDDTVKLCHDFIGSIGINPEEITFIESWWEGGGNAGPCYEVCVRGVELATLVFMQYKILPNGDKEEIPLKTVDTGYGLERFAWISQGTPTAYDACFAPVINKLKEITNIDVDEKILAENAQIAGMMDIETFADIRSLREKVANKLNISIEELLKSAEPMEAIYIIADHTRCLAFMLADGIIPSNVKEGYLARLVLRRTIRFMKELEMKESLSDIMEIQLDFLTKFYPEIKDTQEHIMNIINLEEERYAKTIEKGNRVVKRTIKNLKKQNKDIMPVETLIDLYDAHGMPPETVQEIAKENFPPEDFSVVIPDNFFTLVASQHSEEKIPSESKLELDYPPTDLLFYDDFYISKFEAEVIDVIENDTSKNNNGIDEKEKNSEIAIILDQTAFYPEGGGQPSDIGYLNIEGENYRVKHTEKVGDVVLHKIIPDNGDNKDFKYFKNDTDIVGKSITGIIDWDRRIALARNHTATHLIIAASKRVLGDHIWQAGAQKGLKRSRLDLSHYKRINQDEVNEIERIANELVMENISLDINWMNRDEADKKYGFTLYQGGVVPGSIIRVINIPNVDVQACAGTHVPNTGDIGLIKINKTERIQDGVERLDFSAGIAAVQSMQINDEYLRNSSNIFKVTPEQLPKTCDRFFSEWKSQKNEIGKLKSEIADLKINSLTDNLDVINNLKVLKQIIEGDIKELQNIATDFTDNGKADIAIIGNNDGKIVGAASSSAIGSGIKINEIIKEAAQVLGGGGGGRPTLAQGAGPRADKIEEALQLALKLLDK; from the coding sequence ATGACTGAAATATTAAAAGAACTAGGCTATACTAAGCAGAAGTGTGAAACATGTGGAAATGTTTTTTGGTCTATTCCAGAGAGGGCTACTTGTGGAGATGCTCCATGTGATGAATATGAATTTATAGGAAATCCTGCAACTGATTATGGATATGATCTTTTTGAAATTCAAAAAGCTTTTCGTGAATTTTTTGAAAATAGAGACCATACATCAATTCCACGTTATCCAGTTTTAGCTAAAAGATGGAGAGATGATGTATTTTTAGTTGGTGCTTCAATCTATGATTTTCAACCGTGGGTGACCTCTGGTTTGGTAGATCCTCCAGCTAATCCTTTGACAATTGCTCAACCTGCTATTCGTCTTAATGATGTTGATAATGTTGGAAGAACTGGTAGACACATGACTTGTTTTACAATGGGTGCACATCATGCTTTTAATCGTCCAGAAAATGAAATTTATTGGAAAGATGATACTGTAAAACTATGTCATGATTTTATAGGTAGCATAGGTATTAATCCAGAAGAAATCACCTTTATTGAATCTTGGTGGGAAGGTGGTGGAAATGCTGGACCTTGTTATGAAGTGTGTGTAAGAGGAGTTGAGTTAGCTACTCTTGTATTCATGCAATATAAGATCCTTCCAAATGGAGATAAAGAAGAAATTCCTCTTAAAACTGTAGATACTGGTTATGGATTAGAACGTTTTGCTTGGATTTCTCAGGGAACTCCTACTGCTTATGATGCTTGTTTTGCTCCGGTAATTAATAAATTGAAAGAGATAACTAATATTGATGTTGATGAAAAGATATTGGCTGAAAATGCTCAGATAGCTGGGATGATGGATATTGAAACATTTGCCGATATTAGATCACTTCGTGAAAAAGTAGCTAATAAACTTAATATATCTATTGAAGAACTTCTTAAATCAGCTGAACCAATGGAAGCTATTTATATTATAGCTGATCACACTAGGTGCCTTGCTTTCATGTTAGCTGATGGAATTATTCCTTCTAATGTTAAAGAAGGCTATCTTGCAAGACTTGTTCTTAGGAGAACTATACGATTTATGAAAGAACTTGAAATGAAAGAATCTCTTTCAGATATTATGGAAATTCAACTAGACTTTTTAACTAAATTTTATCCTGAAATTAAAGATACCCAAGAACATATCATGAATATTATTAATCTTGAAGAAGAAAGATATGCTAAAACTATTGAAAAAGGTAATAGGGTTGTTAAAAGAACTATTAAAAACTTAAAAAAACAGAACAAAGATATTATGCCTGTTGAAACTTTAATAGATCTTTATGATGCTCATGGAATGCCTCCTGAAACAGTTCAAGAAATAGCTAAAGAAAATTTTCCTCCAGAAGACTTTAGTGTTGTTATTCCAGATAATTTCTTTACTTTAGTAGCTAGCCAACATAGTGAGGAAAAAATACCTAGTGAAAGTAAATTGGAGTTAGATTATCCTCCAACTGATTTACTATTTTATGATGATTTTTATATATCTAAATTTGAAGCAGAAGTTATAGATGTTATAGAAAATGATACTTCTAAAAATAATAATGGAATTGATGAAAAAGAAAAAAATAGTGAAATAGCTATTATTTTAGATCAAACTGCTTTTTATCCCGAAGGAGGAGGTCAACCTTCTGATATTGGTTATTTAAATATTGAAGGAGAAAATTATAGAGTAAAACATACTGAAAAAGTAGGTGATGTTGTTTTACATAAAATTATTCCTGATAATGGAGATAATAAAGATTTTAAATACTTCAAAAACGATACTGACATTGTTGGTAAGTCTATTACTGGAATAATTGATTGGGATAGGAGAATAGCTCTTGCTAGAAATCATACAGCTACTCATTTAATAATAGCTGCATCAAAACGAGTTCTTGGAGATCATATTTGGCAAGCTGGAGCTCAAAAAGGTCTTAAACGCTCTCGTCTTGATTTATCTCATTATAAACGTATTAACCAAGATGAAGTAAATGAAATTGAGAGAATAGCTAATGAACTTGTTATGGAAAATATCTCTCTTGATATTAACTGGATGAATCGTGATGAAGCTGATAAAAAATACGGTTTTACTCTTTATCAAGGAGGTGTAGTTCCAGGATCTATCATACGTGTTATTAATATTCCAAATGTTGATGTGCAAGCATGTGCTGGTACTCATGTTCCTAATACTGGAGATATTGGACTTATAAAAATAAATAAAACTGAAAGAATCCAAGATGGTGTTGAAAGACTTGATTTTTCAGCAGGAATAGCTGCTGTTCAATCCATGCAAATCAATGATGAATATTTAAGAAATAGTAGTAATATCTTTAAAGTAACACCAGAACAGCTACCTAAAACTTGTGATAGATTCTTTAGTGAGTGGAAATCTCAAAAAAATGAAATTGGCAAACTTAAATCAGAAATAGCAGATCTTAAAATAAATAGCTTAACAGATAATTTAGATGTAATTAATAATTTGAAAGTTTTAAAACAGATTATTGAAGGAGATATTAAAGAACTTCAAAATATAGCTACTGATTTCACTGATAATGGGAAAGCTGATATAGCTATTATTGGTAATAATGATGGTAAGATTGTTGGTGCTGCATCTTCTTCAGCTATTGGTTCTGGAATTAAAATTAATGAGATTATTAAGGAGGCAGCTCAAGTACTTGGTGGAGGTGGAGGTGGAAGACCTACACTTGCTCAAGGAGCAGGGCCAAGAGCTGATAAAATAGAAGAAGCTTTACAATTAGCTTTAAAATTATTGGATAAATAA
- a CDS encoding methanogenesis marker 16 metalloprotein, whose translation MKSRSIEEINEKIANGEANIFTAQDLKDLIRDGVTPKFEDIDVVTCGTCGIMSGTAAVFHLDVFEPGTFKKCKNLYLNGIPSFPGPCPNEWLGSVDTVVYGTSHSKYDSEYGGGFLFSDIINGKEIDVELESTDGEKFSSSITIDDITQAQMIGTRMAFKNYTAFINPSSDSVSSIFNAIPMEGNFKSFSFSGCGEINPLQNDPERIAIKKGSNVLLNGSIGLVLGEGTRSSDIKPNFMLAADMLQMSSEFIGGFKTAEGPEVFDSIAIPIPVLNEKIFSNLMVMNKDISLPIADIHGRHLPLSETNYKNVWNGYDERPTFHEDKCIDCGTCLVEERCPTFAYSNKKGNKYLDLKKCFGCGMCAYSCLGGAFEMNTGSVSVDIENNIYDIPIACRQSDVKRAEALTTKLKNMIENKEFEL comes from the coding sequence GTGAAATCAAGAAGTATTGAGGAAATTAATGAAAAAATAGCTAATGGTGAAGCTAATATTTTCACAGCTCAAGATTTAAAAGATTTAATTAGGGATGGGGTCACACCAAAATTTGAAGATATAGATGTTGTAACCTGTGGGACTTGTGGGATTATGTCAGGTACTGCAGCTGTTTTTCATTTAGATGTATTTGAACCAGGAACTTTTAAAAAGTGTAAAAATCTATATTTAAATGGAATTCCATCTTTTCCAGGTCCTTGCCCCAATGAATGGTTAGGTTCTGTTGATACTGTTGTATATGGGACTAGTCATAGTAAATATGACTCTGAGTATGGTGGAGGATTCTTATTTAGTGATATTATAAATGGGAAAGAGATTGATGTTGAATTAGAATCAACTGATGGTGAAAAATTCTCTTCTTCTATTACTATTGATGATATTACTCAAGCTCAAATGATTGGAACAAGAATGGCCTTTAAAAATTATACTGCATTTATAAATCCTTCTTCTGATTCTGTTTCATCAATATTTAATGCAATTCCGATGGAAGGAAATTTCAAATCTTTTTCTTTTTCTGGTTGTGGGGAAATTAATCCTCTTCAGAATGATCCTGAGAGAATTGCTATAAAAAAAGGATCTAATGTGCTTTTAAATGGTTCTATAGGGTTAGTTCTTGGAGAAGGTACTCGTAGTAGTGATATTAAACCAAATTTTATGTTAGCTGCTGATATGCTTCAAATGAGCTCTGAATTTATTGGAGGATTTAAAACTGCTGAAGGTCCTGAAGTTTTTGATTCTATTGCTATTCCAATTCCAGTTTTAAATGAAAAAATATTTTCTAACTTGATGGTGATGAATAAGGATATATCTCTTCCAATAGCTGATATTCATGGAAGACACCTACCTCTCTCGGAAACCAACTACAAAAATGTTTGGAATGGTTATGATGAGAGACCAACTTTCCATGAAGACAAATGTATTGATTGTGGTACCTGTTTAGTAGAAGAACGTTGTCCAACATTTGCTTATAGTAATAAAAAGGGAAATAAATATTTGGATTTAAAAAAATGTTTTGGATGTGGAATGTGTGCATATTCTTGTCTTGGTGGAGCATTTGAAATGAATACTGGCTCAGTTTCTGTTGATATTGAAAATAATATTTATGATATTCCAATTGCTTGTCGACAATCTGATGTAAAAAGAGCTGAAGCTTTGACTACTAAACTAAAGAATATGATTGAGAATAAAGAATTTGAATTATAA
- the thiI gene encoding tRNA uracil 4-sulfurtransferase ThiI, which yields MIHSVIIARYGELGLKSPRVRGRFERKLSSNIKASFNCEIDINQARIFIFPENFDEALDKLHKIFGIVSFSPAVSTYSNFEDIERTLSEYTDKLIEEGLITSEIPFAIRCRRVGTHDFSSQEAAAFGGSVVVRKLGCPVDLTNPKLEIFLEIRENETYIFHEKIKGPGGLPLGTQGKLISLISSGIDSPVATYLMMKRGCEIIALHFDNDPFTKEKGEEKFRKIIEQLKIYSSGVSFTTRTVSYGKYLEKCKDDAPEKMTCVLCKSGMYKIAGMLATDMGALGVVDGSSVGQVASQTLPNILATREDVKVPILSPLIGLDKVEIEKIAKEIGTYDISKEYDGGCSAVPRYPETKADIDRVRQAKEDMNQEEELAKVFKSIFNNVGQ from the coding sequence ATGATACATAGTGTAATAATAGCTAGATATGGGGAATTAGGATTAAAAAGTCCTCGTGTTAGGGGCCGTTTTGAAAGAAAACTTTCTTCTAATATAAAAGCTTCTTTCAATTGTGAAATAGATATAAATCAGGCAAGAATATTTATTTTTCCAGAAAATTTTGATGAGGCATTAGATAAACTTCATAAAATATTTGGAATAGTTTCTTTTTCTCCAGCTGTTTCTACTTATAGTAATTTTGAGGATATTGAAAGAACTCTCAGTGAATACACGGATAAATTAATTGAAGAAGGACTTATAACTTCTGAAATTCCTTTCGCAATAAGATGTAGACGTGTTGGTACTCATGATTTTTCTTCTCAAGAAGCAGCTGCCTTTGGAGGTTCTGTTGTTGTTCGAAAATTAGGATGTCCAGTTGATTTAACTAATCCAAAACTTGAGATTTTTCTTGAAATTCGTGAAAATGAAACTTATATCTTTCATGAAAAAATTAAAGGTCCTGGAGGATTACCTCTTGGAACTCAAGGTAAGCTAATTTCACTTATTTCCAGTGGAATTGATTCTCCAGTAGCTACTTATCTTATGATGAAAAGAGGCTGTGAAATAATAGCACTGCACTTTGATAATGATCCATTCACTAAGGAAAAGGGAGAAGAAAAATTCAGAAAGATTATAGAACAATTAAAAATTTATTCGAGTGGTGTTTCTTTTACAACTCGAACAGTTAGTTATGGGAAATATCTAGAAAAATGTAAAGATGATGCTCCTGAAAAGATGACTTGTGTTCTTTGTAAATCTGGTATGTATAAGATAGCAGGAATGTTAGCTACTGATATGGGTGCATTAGGGGTTGTTGATGGAAGTAGTGTAGGTCAAGTTGCATCTCAAACTCTTCCAAATATTTTAGCTACAAGGGAAGATGTAAAAGTACCTATCCTCAGTCCTTTAATTGGGTTAGATAAAGTTGAAATAGAAAAAATAGCTAAGGAAATTGGAACTTATGATATTTCAAAAGAATATGATGGTGGTTGTAGTGCTGTACCACGATATCCTGAAACAAAAGCTGATATTGATAGAGTTAGACAAGCTAAGGAAGATATGAATCAGGAAGAAGAGTTAGCTAAAGTTTTTAAATCAATTTTTAATAATGTGGGGCAATAG
- a CDS encoding glycosyltransferase: MVIKVSVIIPVYNVGDYLEKCLDSVINQTLSDIEIICVNDGSTDNSPKILDRYAKLNSNIKVINKENGGAGSARNLGILHANGEYVGFVDGDDWISKDMYEKLYKNAQRYDSDMAMCPIQVVNADYNANLSYYTLEFFDESFNDRSFNHFDTKNFLFKITVTQSNKIYRNSLLKELRGELFPENLIFEDTIFFHKVYLNSKRVSLVRNFLYYYRFNRIGSTITSKNERYLDVLEIHKLLIDVFKDSGFFDLYKLDLFAYVISSSLSRYFMLEDDLREKFFPLLKKLCSRFILTDEELTDLYKVSKLKNIQKSKYYSEFEFRIECEEKRKKSNVKFKNLINKYSENLEKLKKERKKVKCLKNDIKYLKIDIKYLKSNKNWIKYKIKTLFKKLQINR; this comes from the coding sequence ATGGTAATAAAAGTTTCAGTAATTATACCTGTTTATAATGTTGGAGATTATTTAGAAAAATGTTTGGATAGTGTAATCAATCAAACACTAAGTGACATAGAAATTATTTGTGTCAATGATGGGTCTACTGACAATTCTCCTAAAATTTTAGATAGATATGCAAAATTAAATTCAAATATTAAAGTTATAAATAAAGAAAATGGTGGGGCGGGGAGTGCTAGAAATCTTGGAATACTTCATGCAAATGGGGAGTATGTTGGTTTTGTTGATGGTGATGATTGGATTTCTAAAGATATGTATGAGAAATTATACAAAAATGCCCAAAGATATGATAGTGACATGGCAATGTGTCCAATACAGGTAGTAAATGCAGACTATAATGCAAATCTTTCTTACTATACTCTTGAATTTTTTGATGAAAGCTTTAATGATAGATCTTTTAATCATTTTGATACAAAAAATTTCCTTTTTAAGATAACTGTTACTCAATCAAATAAAATTTATAGAAATTCACTTTTAAAAGAATTAAGAGGTGAGTTATTTCCAGAAAATCTAATTTTTGAAGATACTATTTTCTTTCATAAAGTTTATTTGAATTCAAAGAGAGTTTCTTTAGTTAGAAATTTTTTATATTATTATAGATTTAACAGAATAGGTTCAACAATAACTAGTAAAAATGAGAGGTATTTGGATGTTTTAGAAATACATAAACTTTTGATAGATGTATTTAAAGATTCTGGATTTTTCGATCTTTATAAGTTAGATTTATTCGCATATGTAATAAGTAGCTCTTTATCTCGTTATTTTATGCTAGAAGATGATTTAAGAGAAAAATTTTTTCCTTTATTGAAAAAATTATGTTCTAGATTTATTTTAACAGATGAAGAATTAACTGATCTTTATAAAGTTTCAAAATTGAAAAATATACAAAAATCTAAATATTATTCAGAGTTTGAATTTAGGATTGAATGTGAAGAGAAAAGAAAAAAATCCAATGTAAAATTTAAAAATTTAATAAATAAATATTCGGAAAATCTTGAAAAGCTAAAAAAAGAGAGAAAAAAAGTTAAATGTCTTAAAAATGATATTAAATATCTTAAAATTGATATTAAATACCTTAAAAGTAATAAAAATTGGATTAAATATAAAATAAAAACATTATTTAAAAAGTTACAAATCAATAGATAA